In the Agrococcus sp. Marseille-Q4369 genome, one interval contains:
- a CDS encoding ABC transporter permease — protein sequence MLRTIGKRLLLLIPTLFGLTVLLFFWVRALPGGPAAALLGERATPEAIERINEAYGFNRPLPEQYITWLGRLLQGDFGNSIETRRPVLEEFANRFPATVELAIMALIIAVGIGIPLGYWAARHHGRLIDHVSVAGSLVGITIPVFFLAFILKWIFAVQLGWLPSTGRQDRGVDATHVTGFYVLDGLLTGELDASLNAIVHLLLPAVALATIPLAIIVRITRASVLEVVNADYVRTGRAKGIAQSTIRNRFVLRNAMLPVVTTIGLQAGLLISGAVLTETVFAFPGIGAFLAGAIFARDFPVLQGFVLFIAFSYAIINLLVDISYSFIDPRVRIQ from the coding sequence GTGCTGAGAACCATCGGCAAGCGACTGCTGCTGCTGATCCCGACCCTGTTCGGCCTGACCGTGCTGCTGTTCTTCTGGGTGCGAGCGCTGCCCGGCGGCCCCGCGGCCGCGCTGCTCGGCGAGCGCGCGACGCCCGAGGCGATCGAGCGCATCAACGAGGCCTACGGCTTCAACCGGCCGCTGCCCGAGCAGTACATCACCTGGCTCGGGCGACTGCTGCAGGGCGACTTCGGCAACTCGATCGAGACGCGCCGGCCGGTGCTCGAGGAGTTCGCGAACCGGTTCCCCGCCACGGTCGAGCTCGCCATCATGGCGCTCATCATCGCGGTCGGCATCGGCATCCCGCTCGGCTACTGGGCCGCTCGCCACCACGGCCGCCTCATCGACCACGTCTCGGTCGCCGGCAGCCTCGTCGGCATCACGATCCCGGTGTTCTTCCTCGCGTTCATCCTCAAGTGGATCTTCGCCGTCCAGCTCGGCTGGCTGCCCTCGACCGGCCGCCAGGACAGGGGAGTGGATGCGACGCACGTGACGGGCTTCTACGTGCTCGACGGGCTCCTCACGGGTGAGCTCGACGCATCCCTCAACGCGATCGTGCACCTGCTGCTGCCCGCCGTCGCGCTCGCGACGATCCCGCTCGCGATCATCGTGCGCATCACGCGCGCCTCCGTGCTCGAGGTCGTCAACGCCGACTACGTGCGCACGGGCCGCGCGAAGGGCATCGCGCAGTCGACGATCCGCAACCGCTTCGTGCTGCGGAACGCCATGCTCCCCGTCGTCACGACGATCGGCCTGCAGGCGGGCCTGCTCATCTCGGGGGCGGTGCTCACCGAGACGGTGTTCGCCTTCCCGGGCATCGGCGCGTTCCTCGCCGGCGCGATCTTCGCGCGCGACTTCCCGGTGCTGCAGGGCTTCGTGCTCTTCATCGCCTTCTCCTACGCGATCATCAACCTGCTCGTCGACATCTCCTACTCGTTCATCGACCCGAGGGTGAGGATCCAGTGA
- a CDS encoding ABC transporter permease, protein MPTLPTPEGGDQTHARRSGSFWGDVLRRVRKNPAAWVGAVVVAAFILVAVLAPLLAPYPELATPGREYLRPTSLPGIGEIPEFPLGIDRFGGDVVSKLIWGAQASLIIGVVSTFFGLLGGMVLGAIAGAFGGWVDTIIMRFVDILLSVPHLLLAVSIAAILGRTPLAVMIAIGVAQIPIFARLLRSSMLQQRESDYVLAARTLGLGTGRITMSHLLPNSVGPVIVQATLTLATAVIDAAALSFLGLGGGRPETAEWGRMLTYAQAELAIAPQLAFLPGICIMITALGFTLLGEALREAMDPRTRKR, encoded by the coding sequence ATCCCGACCCTCCCCACGCCGGAGGGCGGCGACCAGACGCACGCACGCCGCAGCGGCAGCTTCTGGGGCGACGTCCTCCGCCGCGTCCGCAAGAACCCCGCCGCGTGGGTCGGCGCGGTCGTCGTTGCGGCGTTCATCCTCGTCGCGGTGCTCGCACCGCTGCTCGCGCCCTACCCGGAACTCGCGACCCCCGGCCGCGAGTACCTGCGGCCGACGTCGCTGCCCGGCATCGGCGAGATCCCGGAGTTCCCGCTCGGCATCGACCGCTTCGGCGGCGATGTCGTCTCGAAGCTCATCTGGGGCGCACAGGCGTCGCTCATCATCGGCGTCGTCTCGACGTTCTTCGGGCTGCTGGGCGGCATGGTGCTCGGCGCGATCGCGGGCGCGTTCGGCGGATGGGTCGACACCATCATCATGCGGTTCGTCGACATCCTGCTCTCGGTGCCGCACCTCCTGCTCGCGGTCTCGATCGCGGCCATCCTCGGCCGCACGCCGCTCGCGGTCATGATCGCCATCGGCGTCGCGCAGATCCCGATCTTCGCGCGCCTGCTGCGCTCGTCGATGCTGCAGCAGCGCGAGTCGGACTACGTGCTCGCGGCGCGCACGCTCGGTCTCGGCACGGGCCGCATCACGATGTCGCACCTGCTGCCGAACTCGGTCGGGCCGGTCATCGTGCAGGCGACGCTCACGCTCGCGACGGCCGTCATCGACGCGGCCGCGCTGTCGTTCCTCGGCCTCGGCGGCGGGCGCCCGGAGACGGCGGAGTGGGGCCGCATGCTCACGTATGCGCAAGCGGAGCTCGCGATCGCCCCGCAGCTCGCGTTCCTCCCGGGCATCTGCATCATGATCACGGCGCTCGGCTTCACGCTGCTCGGCGAGGCGCTGCGCGAGGCGATGGACCCCCGCACGCGCAAGCGCTGA